A single window of Aphidius gifuensis isolate YNYX2018 linkage group LG1, ASM1490517v1, whole genome shotgun sequence DNA harbors:
- the LOC122850469 gene encoding LOW QUALITY PROTEIN: phosphatidylinositol 3-kinase catalytic subunit type 3-like (The sequence of the model RefSeq protein was modified relative to this genomic sequence to represent the inferred CDS: inserted 2 bases in 1 codon), whose translation MEDISDKFFYVYSSSLDTRIQIKIGTLEGXKTKPEYDKLLLDPMIKYSGLYGAGNGRGDLAASLQIWGGGRPLALPVHTAYKPFSNRWNWNQWVTFPISYSDLPRDAQLCITIYDCAGPGRQIAVGGTTITLFGKHGVFRQGMLDLRVWPGIESDGNTPTSTPGKARDTDKEQMQRLAKLAKKRRNGQMSRVDWLDRLTFREIELINEREKRTSDYLYLTVEFPEVSMDGILYSIVYYEKDGDEVVQHRSQPDVVTLPDYEILQDNLVEVKHHKLARSLRSGGNTREVKPTSTVRDALNTILAYPPTTSLSTEEQDLIWKFRFYLSNQKKALTKFVKCVNWKVPGEERQALEMLSLWAPPDPEDALELLGPAFTHPSVRKYAIGRLNHAHDDDLMLYLLQLVQALKYEDFESIKLANQKLLRDNNNEKNDKDFKNLDTSCHGICTSNDSDQIIQSTTTTTTSQDKTPIDLSSFLITRASQNSTLANYFYWYLSIECEDQPDPSIAAKQDTRVREMYLTVMKMFTTTLSQGNTVWQKRRAFLTRQKLFIDQLVALVKSVARESGNRKRKIDRLKALLTDPDPSFKINFSNFEPIPFPLDPEISIKGIIPEKAILFKSALMPSKLTFLTTENTEYIAIFKHGDDLRQDQLILQTIALMDKLLRRENLDLKLTPYRVLATSTRHGFLQFIESTTVAEVLASEGSILNFFRKHHPSETGPYGVASEVMDTYVRSCAGYCIITYVLGVGDRHLDNLLLTTSGKLFHIDFGYILGRDPKPLPPPMKLSKEMVEAMGGVGSEHYHEFRKQCYTAFLHLRRHANLMLNLFSLMVDASVPDIALEPDKAVKKVQDKLRLDLSDEEAVHYVQNQLDLSVTAVMAALVEQLHKFAQYWRK comes from the exons ATGGAGGACAtcagtgataaatttttttatgtatacagTTCATCACTTGACACTAGGATTCAGATTAAAAT AGGTACCTTGGAAGG AAAGACAAAACCAGAATATGATAAACTTTTGTTGGATCCTATGATAAAATATTCTGGTCTTTATGGAGCTGGTAATGGACGTGGTGATCTTGCTGCATCACTGCAAATATGGGGTGGTGGTAGACCACTTGCATTACCAGTTCATACAGCCTACAAGCCTTTTTCCAACCGATGGAA CTGGAATCAATGGGTAACATTTCCAATATCATATTCTGATCTTCCACGTGATGCTCAATTATGCATAACAATATATGATTGTGCTGGTCCTGGCCGTCAAATAGCTGTTGGTGGTAcaacaataacattatttgGTAAACATGGTGTATTTCGTCAAGGTATGCTTGATTTACGTGTATGGCCTGGTATTGAATCAGATGGCAATACACCAACATCAACACCAGGTAAAGCACGTGATACTGATAAAGAACAAATGCAACGTCTTGCAAAATTAGCTAAAAAACGTCGTAATGGACAAATGTCACGTGTTGATTGGCTTGATCGTTTGACATTTCgtgaaattgaattaataaatgaacgTGAAAAACGTACATCtgattatctttatttaactGTTGAATTTCCTGAAGTATCAATGGAtggtattttatattcaatagtATATTATGAAAAAGATGGTGATGAAGTTGTACAACATAGATCACAACCAGATGTTGTAACATTACCAGATTATGAAATATTACAAGATAATTTAGTTGAAGTTAAACATCATAAATTAGCAAGAAGTTTAAGATCTGGTGGTAATACAAGAGAAGTTAAACCAACATCAACTGTACGTGATgcattaaatacaatattagcATATCCACCAACAACAAGTTTATCAACTGAAGAACAAGATTTAATATGGaaatttagattttatttatcaaatcaaaaaaaagcattaacaaaatttgttaaatgtgTTAATTGGAAAGTTCCTGGTGAAGAAAGACAAGCATTAGAAATGCTTAGTTTATGGGCACCACCAGATCCAGAAGATGCATTAGAATTATTAGGACCAGCATTTACACATCCAAGTGTTAGAAAATATGCTATTGGTAGATTAAATCATGcacatgatgatgatttaatgctttatttattacaacttGTACAAGCACTTAAATATGAAGATTttgaatcaattaaattagctaatcaaaaattattacgtgataataataatgaaaaaaatgataaagattttaaaaatttagatacaTCTTGTCATGGTATTTGTACATCAAATGATTCAGATCAAATAAtacaatcaacaacaacaacaacaacaagtcaAGATAAAACACCAAtagatttatcatcatttttaataacacgTGCATCACAAAATTCAACACttgctaattatttttattggtatttatcaattgaatgtGAAGATCAACCAGATCCATCAATTGCTGCAAAACAAGATACACGTGTACGTGAAATGTATTTAACTGTTATGAAAATGTTTACAACAACATTATCACAAGGTAATACTGTTTGGCAAAAAAGACGTGCATTTTTAACACGACaaaagttatttattgatcaactTGTTGCACTTGTTAAATCAGTTGCTAGAGAAAGTGGTAatcgtaaaagaaaaattgatagaTTAAAAGCATTATTAACTGATCCTGAtccatcatttaaaattaatttttcaaattttgaacCAATACCATTTCCATTAGATCcagaaatttcaattaaagGAATTATACCGGAAAA agcaattttatttaaatctgcATTGATGCcatcaaaattaacatttttaacgACTGAAAATACTGAATATATTGCAATATTTAAGCATGGTGATGATTTACGTCAAGATCAACTTATTCTTCAAACAATTGCACTGATGGATAAGCTATTACGACGTGAAAATttggatttaaaattaacaccaTACAG agtTTTAGCAACAAGTACGAGACAtggttttttacaatttattgaaTCAACAACAGTTGCTGAGGTATTAGCAAGTGAAggatcaatattaaatttttttagaaaacatCATCCATCTGAAACTGGACCATATGGTGTTGCTTCTGAAGTTATGGATACATATGTTAGAAGTTGTGCTGGTTATTGTATAATAACATATGTACTTGGTGTTGGTGATCGTCATTTAGATAACTTACTATTAACAACATCag gtaaattatttcatattgaTTTTGGTTATATTTTGGGTCGTGACCCAAaaccattaccaccaccaatGAAATTAAGCAAAGAAATGGTTGAAGCAATGGGAGGTGTTGGTTCTGAACATTATCATGAATTTAGAAAACAATGTTATACAGCATTTCTTCATCTTCGTCGTCATGCAAATTTAatgcttaatttattttcactaaTGGTCGATGCAAGTGTTCCTGATATTGCATTAGAACCTGATAAAGCTGTTAAAAAAGTACAAGATAAATTAAGACTAGATTTAAGTGATGAAGAAGCTGTTCATTATGTACAAAATCAATTGGATTTATCAGTTACTGCTGTTATGGCTGCTTTAGTAGAACAATTACACAAATTTGCTCAGTACTGgcgaaaataa